Proteins encoded in a region of the Thermodesulfobacteriota bacterium genome:
- a CDS encoding cbb3-type cytochrome oxidase assembly protein has protein sequence MIVVLLVAAIVAMGAFIWAVRTNQFSNLNKAAYVIFDEEEPVGVFTDEVFVDSHGGNGEGAGR, from the coding sequence TTGATTGTAGTTCTGCTCGTTGCTGCAATCGTAGCGATGGGCGCATTTATCTGGGCCGTAAGAACGAACCAGTTCAGCAACCTGAATAAAGCCGCATACGTGATATTCGACGAGGAAGAGCCCGTGGGGGTTTTCACCGACGAGGTCTTCGTCGATTCCCATGGCGGGAACGGCGAGGGGGCGGGGCGATGA